GCGTACCACGGCCGTGCCGAGGGTGTGGCGGCGCAGGGTGACGCGGTACCAGTCGGGGCCCACGGGCCACAGCAGGCGCAACCGGGTGCCGTGCGAGTCGGCGAAGGCGCCGAGGAGACGACGGAATTCGGCGTCCCGGAGCACCACGGCGGGGTCCCGGCCCGGGAGTTCGAGGATGTCGTCGTCGACGACGAGGCAGGCCCCGCCGTCCGCCGGGAGATCGTGGAGGGCGCCCGCGTGCGCGGTGGGGTCGACGAGGACGCCCAGTGCGGGCAGCAGGGATGCCAGCAGATGGCGGGTCTCGGTGTCGTAGGCGTCGGGGGTGGCGGTGGAGAGGGTGACCAGACCGACGAGTCGACCGTGGTGGCGCAGGGCGCCGGTGACCGCGTCGCGGACGCCCGCCGGGCGCATCCGCTCGGCGTAGAACCAGCCGTCGCGGTAGCGCTCGCCCGGGTCCTCGACGTCCTCGCAGATGGAGGGCGGGATCTCGCTGCTCAGGACGTTGGCGTACCAGGGGGTCGAGACGAACTCGGCGGCCAGTGCCTCGGAGACGTCGGCGTCGTAGCCGACGCCCGCGACCTGGACGTGGGCGCCGGTGATCGGATCGATCTCCAGGAGGGTGGCGGCGTCCAGGGGCAGGGCGCGGCCGAGTTCGCGCAGGGCCTCGGCGCAGGCGGCGGCGGTGTCGCGTTCGCGGGTCAGCATGCCGATGCGGGTGGCGGCCGCGAGCTGGTGGTGGGTGAGCATGCGAGCCTCCCGGGGCGGCCCCGAGACCTGCACCGGCCTCGGGGCCGCCCCGGGACCGGCAGGTCTTTTGGACCCTAACGATATGCGGGCGGGGTGCGGTGGACAAGAAGGTGAGCGATCCGTGAAAGCCGGTGGCCCGCGGACTCGGTATTTGTACGGATGGTGGGGCGGGGCGCCGGGGTCTTTTCTGTTCGGCACAGCAGGACGCCCGCCGCTGACGGGCCCCGTCCCCCTTGGAGATCCCCGCCATGACCAGACGCCACCCTTCCGTCACCCCGGCCTCGCGCAGGCAGTTCCTCACGTGGTCGGCCGGCGCGCTCACCGCGACCGGGCTGGCCACCACGGGCTGCAGCGCCCCGGAGAGCAGCTCCGGTGCGGCGAAGGCGGCGGACGCGTCCCCCTCCGCGAGGAAGCTCACCCAGATCGGCCTCGACTACCCCTTCACCCAGATCCCGCTCTACAGCACCCTGGTGAAGCTCTCGACGGCAGCCGCGAAGAAGCACGACGTCGAGCTGTTGACGACGAGCGACGCGAGCAACCCCGACACCCAGGCCAGCAACCTCAACACCTGGGTCACGCGGAAGATGCAGGCGATCGTGTCGTTCCCGATGGTCTTCGAAGCCACCGAGTCGATCGCCGAGGCCGCGCTCGACGCGGGCCTGATCTGGGTGACGTACGGCGGGACGCTGGAGAGCCAGAGCGCCGACATCCAGTTCAGCTTCCGCGAGAGCGGCACGCTGCTCGGCGAGTCGGCCGCCAAATGGGCCAACGAGGAGCTGAACGGCAAGGGGAAGATCGCGTTCCTGGTCGACAACACGATCGAGCTCGGCCGGGAGCGCACGAAGGGCATGATCGACGCCTTCACCGAGCTCGCGCCCGGTGTCGACGTGGTGGCGCAGGAGCAGGCCATCGACCCCGACACGGGGCTGTCGAAGTCCAGCGCGCTCCTCGCCAAGCACCCCGACCTGAACATCATCCTCGGCATCACGGACGCGGCGGCGTACGGCGGGTTCAAGGCCTTGCAGCAGGCCGGGCGGAAGAAGGACGACAGGAAGACGTTCGTCGGCGGCCAGGACGGCTCGGCCCCCTCGCTCCTCGCCATCAAGCAGGGCACGTTCTACCGGGCCTCGTCCGCCCTGGCCCCGCTGGACATCGCCAACGCGATCGTCGACGTGCCGCTCGCGGTCGCCGCCGGGAAGGCGGACCCGAGCGTCCAGGTGCCGGTCAAGCTGGTCCAGGGCGGGGACACGGCTGAGATCGACGCGCTGCTCGCCCAGAACGGGTAGGGCCGCGCGATGGCCGACATGAGCGACGCGCGAGGGGCGACCGCGGCAGCCGGCAGCCCCAGGGATCCCGGGGCGGCGAACCCGCCGAACCTGCGGATCTCCTCCCTCGGCAAGTCCTTCGGCGGGGTGCGGGCGCTGGACGGCGTGGACCTCACCGTGCCCGCCGGCCAGGTGCACGCCCTGCTCGGGCACAACGGCGCCGGCAAGTCCACGCTGATCAAGTGCCTGGGCGGGGCGTTCCCGCCGGACGCCGGGACGATCGAGGTGGGCGGGGTCCCGTACGCCCGGCTCAGTCCGCGCGAGTCGATCGCGGCGGGGGTGGCGATCATCTTCCAGACGCTCAGCGTCGTGGACTCCCTGACCGTGGCCGAGAACATCTTCCTCGGCCAGGAGTGGACCCGGTACGGGCGGGTCGACCGCCGGGCCCAGGAGAAGGTGGCCGCCGAACTCCTCGACCGCGTCGCCGCGAGCTGCTCGCCGCGCGACCGGGTGGGTGAACTGCCCATGGGCCAGAAACAGTTGGTCGAGATCGCCAAGGCCCTCAGCCGCAGCGCCTCGGTTCTGGTCCTCGACGAGCCCACGGCCGCCCTCTCCGGCGCCGAGAGCGACGCCCTCGCCACCCGGGTGGAGGACCTGCGCGCCCAGGGCCTCGCCATCGTCTACGTGACGCACCTCCTGGCCGAGGTCGAACGCCTCGCGGACGCGGTGACCGTCCTCCGCGACGGCCGCGTCGCTCATACGGCGACCGGCGTCCACGGCCGCCACGACCTGGTGCGGGCCATCACGGGAGTCGGCGCACCGGGGCCGTCGACACCCACCGGGACGGGGCCACGCGGAACCTCCGCACCCGGTACCGGTTCGGCCCCCTCCGCCCGCCGCTCCCCCGTGCCCGCCCGTCTCACCCTGCGCGGCCTGCGCGGCCCCGGTTTCGGGCCCGTCGACCTCGTCGTCGGTGAGGGCGAGGTCGTAGGCCTGTACGGGCTGATCGGGTCCGGGCGTACGCGGGTGCTGGAGACGTTGTTCGGCAGGCGGCCGGCCGAGGGCGGCAGTGTCCACGTCGGTGAGCGTGCCGTCTCCCCCGCCCGCCCCGCCGACGCCCTCGCCGCCGGGATCGCGCTGGTGCCTGCGGACCGGCGGACGCAGGGCCTGTTCGCGGGGCTGAGCGCGCAGGACAACGTCCTGTTGCCGAGCGTGCGCACGCTCAGCCGGCGCGGGGTACGGGCCCTCCGCGCGGAGCGGCGGGTGTTCGATTCGCTCGCCGAGGCGGTGGGGCTGCGGCCCGCGCGGCCGGGGCCACCGGCCTCCTCGTTCTCCGGCGGCAACCAGCAGAAGCTGCTGCTGGGCCGCTGGATCAACGAGGCCAGGACCGTCGACGTCCTGCTGCTCGACGAGCCGACCCAGGGCGTCGACGTCGGCGCCCGTCAGGAGATCTACGACGTCGTGTCCGCACTCGCCGAACAGCACGGCACGGCCGTGCTGTTCGCCTCCAGCGACCCGGAGGAGGCGGCCGGCCTCGCCCACCGCTGT
The DNA window shown above is from Streptomyces akebiae and carries:
- a CDS encoding sugar ABC transporter substrate-binding protein; protein product: MTRRHPSVTPASRRQFLTWSAGALTATGLATTGCSAPESSSGAAKAADASPSARKLTQIGLDYPFTQIPLYSTLVKLSTAAAKKHDVELLTTSDASNPDTQASNLNTWVTRKMQAIVSFPMVFEATESIAEAALDAGLIWVTYGGTLESQSADIQFSFRESGTLLGESAAKWANEELNGKGKIAFLVDNTIELGRERTKGMIDAFTELAPGVDVVAQEQAIDPDTGLSKSSALLAKHPDLNIILGITDAAAYGGFKALQQAGRKKDDRKTFVGGQDGSAPSLLAIKQGTFYRASSALAPLDIANAIVDVPLAVAAGKADPSVQVPVKLVQGGDTAEIDALLAQNG
- a CDS encoding helix-turn-helix transcriptional regulator, translated to MLTHHQLAAATRIGMLTRERDTAAACAEALRELGRALPLDAATLLEIDPITGAHVQVAGVGYDADVSEALAAEFVSTPWYANVLSSEIPPSICEDVEDPGERYRDGWFYAERMRPAGVRDAVTGALRHHGRLVGLVTLSTATPDAYDTETRHLLASLLPALGVLVDPTAHAGALHDLPADGGACLVVDDDILELPGRDPAVVLRDAEFRRLLGAFADSHGTRLRLLWPVGPDWYRVTLRRHTLGTAVVRRAVLVHETPAPLPYGLSPRELEVLTRAATGRTNQAIAEALFLSPRTVHTHVEHLLRKTGAASRAEATALAVRDGLLRPTAADVERFVERAPGG
- a CDS encoding sugar ABC transporter ATP-binding protein, translated to MSDARGATAAAGSPRDPGAANPPNLRISSLGKSFGGVRALDGVDLTVPAGQVHALLGHNGAGKSTLIKCLGGAFPPDAGTIEVGGVPYARLSPRESIAAGVAIIFQTLSVVDSLTVAENIFLGQEWTRYGRVDRRAQEKVAAELLDRVAASCSPRDRVGELPMGQKQLVEIAKALSRSASVLVLDEPTAALSGAESDALATRVEDLRAQGLAIVYVTHLLAEVERLADAVTVLRDGRVAHTATGVHGRHDLVRAITGVGAPGPSTPTGTGPRGTSAPGTGSAPSARRSPVPARLTLRGLRGPGFGPVDLVVGEGEVVGLYGLIGSGRTRVLETLFGRRPAEGGSVHVGERAVSPARPADALAAGIALVPADRRTQGLFAGLSAQDNVLLPSVRTLSRRGVRALRAERRVFDSLAEAVGLRPARPGPPASSFSGGNQQKLLLGRWINEARTVDVLLLDEPTQGVDVGARQEIYDVVSALAEQHGTAVLFASSDPEEAAGLAHRCLVVDRGRIVAELSGPDLTEASLLAAVHDAGPPPRQPHHPDGAATEPPTSTPSHEGAA